The Coffea arabica cultivar ET-39 chromosome 9e, Coffea Arabica ET-39 HiFi, whole genome shotgun sequence genome has a window encoding:
- the LOC140014811 gene encoding acyl carrier protein 2, mitochondrial-like, which produces MAARNALLKYLRVNVHPVQPFLQNPRTVIGGSISNFLRHRCFSEEVRGSFLDKSEVTDRVVTVVKNFQKVDPSKVTPSAHFHNDLGLDSLDTVEIVMALEEEFGFEIPDNEADKISSINLAVDFIASHPQAK; this is translated from the exons ATGGCGGCGAGGAACGCACTGCTAAAGTACCTGAGGGTGAATGTTCATCCAGTACAACCATTTCTCCAAAACCCTAGAACGGTCATTGGTGGCTCAATTTCTAATTTCCTAAGGCACCGTTGCTTCTCGGAGGAAGTTAGGGGCTCCTTCCTTGACAAGTCCGAGGTCACCGATCGCGTCGTCACCGTCGTCAAGAACTTCCAGAAAGTTGATCCTTCCAAG GTTACCCCAAGTGCTCATTTTCATAATGATCTTGGTTTAGATAGTCTTGATACTGTGGAGATTGTTATGGCTCTTGAAGAAGAGTTTGGATTTGAGATTCCAGACAATGAAGCTGACAAGATAAGCTCCATAAATCTCGCTGTGGACTTCATTGCATCTCATCCTCAAGCAAAATAG